Proteins from one Vulgatibacter sp. genomic window:
- a CDS encoding NAD(P)/FAD-dependent oxidoreductase produces MDANLVIEEKSPIRVAVVGGGVGGTLVANLIGRRLGERAAVELVTASPWHVYEPGLLYVPFDDLQQVDVQRPIRDLLRPEVSLVEEPAVAIDVAGKRLRMRSGLDLSWDYLVLATGTEFAAERLPGSAQGAHHFFTVEAAEKLHDALFRFTGGRIVVAAAELPHKHPQALLEFAFLLSDYCERNGLAGRTEIVFSSPADRCFWEPALARIAEKRFEERGIRFEPRLSPAAVLPDAKLLVARGGREIPYDLLVMAPPQRGVELVRRSGLGNTDGWLPTDPETLRLRGVRDVWVLGDCSDLAVSRAPSAADHQARVVAEAIAADYEGRSPRRSLAVYDGSVQFFVEMGDGQAAFLDADYEHPASVQEPSKAIAAGRRAFDRAYWQLIPTGLA; encoded by the coding sequence ATGGACGCGAACCTGGTCATCGAAGAGAAGTCGCCGATCCGCGTCGCCGTGGTCGGCGGCGGCGTGGGCGGCACGCTGGTCGCCAACCTGATCGGCAGGCGCCTCGGGGAGCGCGCCGCGGTGGAGCTGGTGACCGCCTCGCCCTGGCACGTCTACGAACCGGGGCTCCTCTACGTTCCCTTCGACGATCTCCAGCAGGTCGACGTGCAGCGGCCGATCCGGGATCTGCTCCGGCCCGAGGTCTCCCTGGTGGAGGAGCCGGCGGTGGCGATCGACGTCGCCGGGAAGCGGCTGCGGATGCGCAGCGGCCTCGATCTCTCCTGGGACTACCTCGTCCTCGCCACCGGCACCGAGTTCGCGGCGGAACGGCTGCCCGGATCGGCGCAAGGCGCCCACCATTTCTTCACCGTGGAGGCGGCGGAGAAGCTGCACGACGCGCTCTTCCGCTTCACCGGCGGACGGATCGTGGTCGCGGCAGCGGAGCTTCCCCACAAACATCCGCAGGCGTTGCTCGAGTTCGCCTTCCTGCTCTCCGACTATTGCGAGCGCAACGGCCTCGCCGGCCGCACGGAGATCGTCTTCTCCTCGCCTGCGGATCGCTGCTTCTGGGAGCCCGCCCTCGCGCGCATCGCCGAGAAGCGCTTCGAGGAGCGCGGGATCCGTTTCGAGCCGCGGCTCTCCCCTGCTGCGGTGCTGCCCGACGCGAAGCTCCTCGTCGCCCGCGGCGGCAGGGAGATCCCCTACGATCTGCTGGTGATGGCGCCGCCGCAGCGCGGCGTGGAGCTGGTGCGCCGCTCGGGCCTCGGCAACACCGACGGCTGGCTGCCCACCGATCCGGAGACGCTGCGCCTCCGCGGCGTGCGGGACGTCTGGGTGCTGGGCGATTGCTCGGATCTCGCCGTCTCCCGCGCGCCCAGTGCGGCGGATCACCAGGCGCGGGTGGTGGCGGAGGCGATCGCCGCCGACTACGAAGGCAGGTCGCCCCGGCGCAGCCTCGCGGTCTACGACGGCAGCGTGCAGTTCTTCGTGGAGATGGGCGACGGGCAGGCCGCCTTCCTCGACGCCGATTACGAGCACCCCGCGTCGGTGCAGGAACCGTCGAAGGCCATTGCGGCGGGCAGGCGTGCCTTCGATCGCGCCTATTGGCAGCTGATCCCGACAGGGCTGGCGTGA
- a CDS encoding FAD-dependent oxidoreductase, which yields MAKKIVVVGGVAAGASAAAKARRDDEHAEIVVLEKGPYVSFANCGLPYFVSGEIEGRDELLLQTPESLRSRMALDVRVHHEAVAVHADRREVEVVDHASGTRQTIGYDELVLAPGARPIVPPLPGVKSTNVHLLRTVPDADALRAALDAGARRAVVIGGGFIGLEAAEGLRHRGLEVTLVEKAPQVLPPVDPEMAAPVADELVRLGIDLRLGVGATRFVTAGDRAIAAELEDGSLIEADLFLLSIGVRPNVELAVAAGCALGPTGAIAVDERMATSVPGIWAAGDAVEMRHLVGDAPVWIALAGPANRQGRVAGANTVGGDLRFRGALGTAIVRVGRLTAASTGLSEKACARGGIECRVTWNRHGHHAGYFPGAQPLTLKLVSDKKTGRLLGAQAVGAEGVDKRIDVVATALHGGLSVADLEDLDLAYAPPFGAARDPIHQAAMTHHNLQKGVLSGLTPSEALERLHALQVVDVRNPGERAGGMLAGAIGIPLTELRERIGELEPAKETLVYCAGGQRSAFAARVLRQRGFAQVHTLVGGWAAYGMFEAARMHAAPRAPAAAAS from the coding sequence ATGGCGAAGAAGATCGTGGTGGTTGGCGGTGTGGCTGCAGGAGCGAGCGCGGCGGCGAAGGCACGCCGTGACGACGAGCACGCGGAGATCGTCGTGCTGGAGAAGGGGCCCTATGTCTCCTTCGCCAACTGCGGCCTGCCCTATTTCGTCAGCGGGGAGATCGAGGGCCGCGACGAGCTCCTCCTCCAGACGCCCGAGTCGCTGCGGAGCCGGATGGCGCTGGACGTGCGCGTCCACCACGAGGCGGTGGCGGTGCACGCGGATCGCCGCGAGGTGGAGGTGGTCGACCACGCCAGCGGCACCCGGCAGACCATCGGCTACGACGAGCTCGTCCTCGCCCCCGGCGCGCGGCCGATCGTGCCGCCGCTCCCGGGCGTGAAGAGCACGAACGTCCACCTCCTCCGCACCGTGCCCGACGCCGACGCGCTCCGCGCCGCCCTCGACGCAGGCGCCCGCCGCGCGGTGGTGATCGGCGGCGGCTTCATCGGCCTCGAGGCTGCCGAGGGGCTGCGCCACCGTGGCCTCGAGGTGACGCTGGTGGAGAAGGCGCCGCAGGTGCTGCCTCCCGTGGATCCGGAGATGGCCGCGCCCGTCGCCGACGAGCTCGTCCGCCTCGGCATCGATCTGCGCCTCGGCGTCGGCGCCACCCGCTTCGTCACCGCGGGCGATCGCGCCATCGCGGCGGAACTCGAGGACGGCAGCCTGATCGAAGCGGACCTCTTCCTGCTCTCGATCGGCGTGCGCCCCAACGTGGAGCTCGCCGTCGCGGCGGGCTGCGCGCTCGGCCCCACCGGCGCGATCGCCGTGGACGAGCGGATGGCCACGAGCGTGCCAGGCATCTGGGCAGCAGGCGATGCGGTGGAGATGCGCCACCTGGTCGGCGATGCGCCGGTCTGGATCGCGCTGGCTGGCCCCGCGAACCGGCAGGGCCGCGTGGCCGGCGCCAACACGGTGGGCGGCGACTTGCGCTTCCGCGGCGCCCTCGGCACCGCGATCGTGCGGGTGGGCAGGCTCACCGCCGCGAGCACGGGCCTGAGCGAAAAGGCCTGCGCCCGCGGCGGAATCGAGTGCCGCGTCACCTGGAACCGGCACGGGCACCACGCCGGCTACTTCCCCGGTGCGCAGCCGCTCACCCTGAAGCTGGTCAGCGACAAGAAGACCGGCCGCCTCCTCGGCGCGCAGGCCGTCGGCGCCGAGGGCGTCGACAAGCGGATCGACGTGGTGGCCACCGCGCTCCACGGCGGCCTCTCGGTCGCCGACCTGGAGGATCTCGACCTCGCCTACGCCCCGCCCTTCGGCGCTGCGCGCGATCCGATCCACCAGGCGGCGATGACCCACCACAACCTGCAGAAGGGCGTGCTCTCGGGCCTCACGCCATCCGAGGCGCTCGAACGGCTCCACGCGCTCCAGGTGGTCGACGTCCGCAACCCCGGCGAGCGTGCCGGCGGCATGCTCGCCGGCGCCATCGGCATCCCGCTCACCGAGCTGCGCGAGCGGATCGGCGAGCTCGAGCCGGCGAAGGAGACGCTGGTCTACTGCGCCGGCGGCCAGCGCAGCGCGTTCGCCGCCCGCGTCCTCCGGCAGCGGGGCTTCGCGCAGGTGCACACGCTGGTCGGCGGCTGGGCGGCATACGGCATGTTCGAAGCGGCGCGGATGCACGCGGCGCCGCGAGCGCCTGCTGCAGCGGCGAGCTGA
- a CDS encoding universal stress protein translates to MIQHILVAVDGSDGSKRAVGLARELATALQARVTLLHVIEPPASFPIEAYGLNRNQVYDVQLQGARALLAAIAAEMPGRVDQVVDSGSPAETICAQSEERDADLVLLGSRGMGTMGRWLLGSVSDRVVHLSKRPVTVVR, encoded by the coding sequence ATGATCCAGCACATTCTCGTTGCCGTGGACGGCTCCGACGGCTCGAAGCGGGCCGTCGGCCTCGCCAGGGAGCTCGCGACGGCGCTCCAGGCCCGCGTCACGCTGCTCCACGTGATCGAGCCACCGGCCAGCTTTCCCATCGAGGCCTACGGCCTGAACCGCAACCAGGTCTACGACGTGCAGCTCCAGGGCGCCCGGGCGCTCCTCGCCGCGATCGCCGCCGAGATGCCCGGCCGTGTCGATCAGGTGGTCGATTCCGGCTCGCCGGCGGAGACGATCTGCGCCCAGTCCGAGGAGCGGGACGCGGACCTCGTGCTCCTGGGATCGCGGGGCATGGGCACGATGGGCCGCTGGCTCCTCGGGTCGGTGAGCGACCGCGTCGTCCACCTGAGCAAGCGGCCCGTCACGGTGGTCCGCTAG
- a CDS encoding CBS domain-containing protein: MVTRVRDLMTRDVVTLDVDESLLLADDVMRLGRIRHLPVVRGGTLVGLVSHRDMLRASVSSLAGLSRSEEASIKRAIPVRECMAREVVTVGPDETALGACKLILDRKLGCLPVVDDQRRLVGILTEADFVQLARRYLEEDRA, translated from the coding sequence ATGGTGACGCGGGTGCGGGATCTGATGACGCGGGACGTGGTCACGCTCGATGTGGACGAGAGCCTGCTGCTCGCCGACGACGTGATGCGCCTCGGACGGATCCGGCACCTGCCGGTGGTCCGGGGCGGAACGCTCGTGGGGCTGGTGAGCCACCGCGACATGCTCCGGGCCAGCGTCTCCTCGCTGGCGGGGCTCTCCCGTTCCGAGGAGGCGTCGATCAAGCGGGCGATCCCGGTGCGGGAGTGCATGGCGCGGGAGGTGGTCACCGTCGGTCCGGACGAGACCGCGCTCGGAGCCTGCAAGCTCATCCTCGACAGGAAGCTCGGCTGCCTCCCGGTGGTCGACGATCAGCGCCGGCTGGTGGGAATCCTCACCGAGGCCGATTTCGTTCAACTAGCCCGAAGGTACCTCGAGGAGGACCGGGCCTAG
- a CDS encoding sigma-54-dependent transcriptional regulator, with protein sequence MDGGNVTAEKKGARVLVVDDEPNARSALRELLAEEGFDVQEAADGEEALRLLPGFAPDVVLADVRMPRMDGLTLLQRARGDGVDASFVMMTAHGTVKDAVAAMKMGAENYLQKPLDMDAVVVSLTRALERRKLQRDVEILRERVRDTAGLSKIIGASEPMRQVFELVQRAAPSRATVLVLGESGTGKELVAEALHEGSGRAAGPFIRVNCAALPETLLESELFGHEKGSFTGAIARKEGRFELADGGTLFLDEIGEITAPVQVKLLRFLQNREFDRVGGTKTIKVDVRVVAATNKDLLAEVKAGRFREDLYYRLNVVQIEMPPLRRRKTDLPALVDHFVRKYGALYEKPGARMSREAFQAVLAYDWPGNVRELENAIERAVVLSPDGELLPSHLPPAVAEVRRDGARQLIPGATLAEIEKEAILRTLEVVDGSTSRAAEILGISVRTIQYRLKEYGVRSADTRDEHP encoded by the coding sequence ATGGACGGAGGAAACGTGACCGCTGAAAAGAAGGGAGCCCGCGTCCTCGTCGTGGACGACGAGCCCAACGCCCGCTCCGCGCTGCGCGAGCTCCTCGCCGAGGAGGGCTTCGACGTACAGGAGGCCGCCGACGGCGAAGAGGCCCTGCGCCTGCTCCCCGGCTTCGCGCCGGACGTCGTCCTGGCGGACGTGCGCATGCCGCGCATGGACGGCCTCACCCTGCTCCAGCGCGCCCGCGGCGACGGCGTCGACGCGTCGTTCGTGATGATGACCGCCCACGGCACCGTGAAGGACGCGGTGGCGGCGATGAAGATGGGCGCCGAGAACTACCTGCAGAAGCCGCTCGACATGGACGCGGTGGTGGTCTCGCTCACCCGCGCCCTCGAGCGCCGCAAGCTGCAGCGCGACGTGGAGATCCTGCGCGAGCGCGTCCGCGACACCGCGGGCCTCTCCAAGATCATCGGCGCTTCGGAGCCGATGCGACAGGTCTTCGAGCTGGTGCAGCGCGCCGCGCCTTCGCGGGCCACCGTGCTCGTCCTCGGCGAGAGCGGCACCGGCAAGGAGCTGGTGGCGGAGGCGCTCCACGAGGGAAGCGGCCGCGCCGCCGGCCCCTTCATCCGGGTCAATTGCGCGGCCCTGCCGGAGACGCTCCTCGAGAGCGAGCTCTTCGGCCACGAGAAGGGATCCTTCACCGGCGCCATCGCCCGGAAGGAAGGGCGCTTCGAGCTGGCAGACGGCGGCACGCTCTTCCTCGACGAGATCGGCGAGATCACCGCGCCGGTGCAGGTGAAGCTCCTCCGCTTCCTCCAGAACCGCGAGTTCGATCGGGTGGGCGGGACGAAGACGATCAAGGTCGACGTGCGCGTGGTCGCCGCGACCAACAAGGATCTGCTCGCTGAGGTGAAGGCGGGGCGCTTCCGCGAGGATCTCTACTACCGGCTCAACGTGGTGCAGATCGAGATGCCGCCGCTGCGCCGACGCAAGACCGACCTGCCGGCCCTCGTCGATCATTTCGTGCGGAAGTACGGCGCGCTCTACGAGAAGCCCGGCGCCAGGATGAGCCGCGAGGCCTTCCAGGCGGTGCTCGCCTACGACTGGCCGGGCAACGTCCGCGAGCTCGAGAACGCGATCGAGCGCGCGGTGGTCCTCTCGCCGGACGGCGAGCTCCTCCCCTCGCACCTGCCGCCCGCGGTGGCGGAGGTGCGCCGCGACGGCGCCCGGCAGCTCATCCCCGGCGCCACCCTGGCAGAGATCGAGAAGGAAGCGATCCTGCGCACCCTCGAGGTGGTCGACGGCTCCACCAGCCGCGCGGCGGAGATCCTCGGGATCAGCGTCCGCACCATCCAGTACCGGCTCAAGGAGTACGGGGTTCGGTCCGCCGACACGCGCGACGAGCACCCGTAG
- a CDS encoding cytochrome c translates to MRRAILPALSLLLLLGAAPQVPEKQQHDAPRMRQPAHLPAGARMLLLERMGNHRVDMTRLNFAVLFLEHETAERLARRIAAEPRLAEPVGDGGAELNSLVPPRFFELQDELKERALQLADAAARGNDGAIAKAYGSLTETCVRCHAAYLDERP, encoded by the coding sequence ATGCGACGCGCGATCCTGCCGGCTCTCTCGCTCCTCCTCCTCCTCGGCGCTGCGCCGCAGGTGCCGGAGAAGCAGCAGCACGATGCGCCGCGGATGCGCCAGCCGGCGCACCTGCCTGCAGGGGCGCGGATGCTCCTGCTCGAGCGCATGGGCAACCACCGCGTCGACATGACCCGTCTCAACTTCGCGGTGCTCTTCCTCGAACACGAGACGGCGGAGCGGCTCGCCCGCCGCATCGCCGCGGAGCCCCGCCTCGCGGAGCCGGTGGGCGACGGGGGCGCCGAACTCAACAGCCTCGTGCCGCCGCGCTTCTTCGAGCTGCAGGACGAGCTGAAGGAGCGCGCGCTCCAGCTGGCGGACGCTGCAGCCCGGGGAAACGACGGCGCGATCGCCAAGGCCTACGGCTCGCTCACCGAGACCTGCGTGCGCTGCCACGCTGCCTATCTCGACGAGCGGCCCTGA